The genomic segment CTGCCCTGAGGGTCAGTGTCCACCAACACCACCGGACCTTCACCAGCAAGTTCGGCCTGGACCGCGATGTGACCGCTCAGAGTGGTTTTCCCGGACCCGCCCTTCTGTGAAGTAAATGCCAAAACACGCATATGATCCAACCTTGTTCGTCGTTTATAAATTCTGTTATAGTTTTATTATCGGGCAGCTACAGAATGCGTAGTCCCTTTCATTGGACCATAGTGCCGTGCAGGTCTTAATAAATCGTAAAATAGAAAACAAAATTTTAACTACTAACTTATTATAAATAAAAGATATTCACCGCAATTGGGATAAACACCTCCTTGTACAGGGGGGAGTGACCTCTCTTTTTAAGAGCACCGCCATGAGAAAAACACCGTTGATCTGCCTGCTTTTGACCCTTGCGCCCCTGGCGTCTTCGCCCCTGTCCGCCTCCGCCACCATTGCCGATGGCGTGCGCGCCTATGAAGTGGGGGATTACGAACGGGCCCGGGAGGAGTGGCTGCCCTATGCGGCCCTGGGCAATCCCAATGCCCTTTATAATCTGGGGCAGCTATACAGAATGGGGCGCGGCGTCGAACAGGATTATGCCCGGGCGGCGGAATATTATCTACGGGCCGCCGGAAAGGGACATGTGGGGGCCCAGCGCAATCTGGGCACGCTGTATTATTTCGGACGCGGAGGAAAGAAAGACCTGGAAAAGGCCATGCTCTGGCTCAGCCGCGCGGCAGCCAATGGCGATGCCCGCGCCCAGAATATGGTGGGCATCATGCATTACACCGGCGAAGGCGCCCCGCAGGACCGGGTAAAGGCCTATGCCTGGATCTCCTTATCTGCCCGCCAGGGCCTTGGGGATGCGATCCGCGCGGAGCAGCAGCTCAGGCCGTTTCTGACGGATGCCGAACGACAGGAAGCCAGCGCACTGGCCCCGACCCTGGTGGCAGGATATGATCGCAGCGACAATACCGCCCTAATGGTCAACGGTCAGGAAGAAGACGAGATATCGCAGCAAGCGGCTTCAGAAGTAATTCCCACCTCCCGGGCAACGCCCGAAGCTTCTCTCCTTCCGGCCCCAGGGGACGGGAATGAATCGGCTCAAGCCGGTACCATCGTAGCGCCGTCCTCCTCTGAAAAAAAAGCTCCAGAGAACACTCTGGCTAAGGACATTCTGGCCGAGGACCTGTATCGGGTTCAGATTGGCGCCTATCGCAGACAGGAGGAAGCCCGGGCTGCCGGCGACCATTTGACCCTCAAATATCCCGATATCCTCGGACCATACGGCCATGTGGTCGAAACGGTTGATCTTGGCCCGGACAAGGGAGTTTTTTATCGTCTACAACTGCGTCCCTTCGCCAGTCGCGAAGAGGCCAATGCCCTTTGCACCCGGTTGAGCGCCGCCGGTCAAAGCTGTTTTGTTCTGAAAACACCCAATGATAAATGATAAAAGCTGACAGGGCCTTTGGGGATTTTCCGGATACTTTCGAATTTTGGGTATGCAGATTTAGAATGAATTGAGTCAACCTCTTCACAATTCACTCTAGACGTCCTCTGATCAGCCCCCGAACCGAATTGCCCACATAAAGTTTGTCTGCGGCACGCAAGTCTTCCGGGAAAAGGCGTTTCTCCCGGGCCCGCCCCTCGTCAAGGAGGCGCTGACGCAGAATGCCGCCCAAAAGCCCGGCTTCGAGCGGCGGGGTATATAACCGTCCGTTTTTTTCCACAAACAGATTGGTGAAACTGCCCTCGGTCAGTTCTCCCCGTTCATTGGTGAACAGCACCTCGAAACAGCCGCTTTCCCGGCGGGCCTGCTGCAAAGCATCATCGTAAAAAGACCGTCTGGTGGTCTTGTGATAAAGATAGGGGGAACGACTGTCCACCGCCTCGGGCCAGAGCCGGAAGCGCCTTTCTTCCCCTTCCGGCGACGGGTTCAGGCGGGTTGATGTCACTGACGTCATGCCGTCCCGTGACAAGAGCAGGCGCACTCGCCACGATCCAGTCGGATCCAGCCGGGCGCAATGCCGGATCAGATCATCGCGGATCCGGACCAGATCACAGGCAAAATCAAAATAGATGGCGGAGTCTTTCAGTCGCGCCAGATGAGCGTCCAGATGCTCCAGTCCCCCCGCTCCCGTCCACCGCATGGTTTCAATTAGGGCAAACTCCTCTTGCCGTCGGGTCAGGAACGCGGCCTTAAGCAGACATTCTTCATATTCTTCCTGCGCGGCGGAATCCGCAACGATGCCGCTGCCGATTCCCATTTGGCCCCCGCCGGTCCGGTTCAGGGTGACTGTGCGGATCGGAACATTGAAACACATCTCCCCATCGGGCGTCAGATACCCAATAGCCCCGGTATAAATTCCTCGCGGCACGCCTTCCAGTTCCGCAATGATTTCCATGGCGCGGATTTTGGGGGCGCCGGTAACCGAACCACAGGGGAACATGGCCCGCAGAATATCGGTATTTTTCACTCCCGCCGCCACTTCCGCTTCGATACTGGAGGTCATCTGAAACAGGGTGGCATATTTTTCCACATCATACAGGCTGTGGACCTTCACCGATCCCGGCCGGGCCAGTTTTGACAGGTCATTGCGCAGCAGATCCACAATCATCAGGTTTTCGGCCCGGTTCTTTTCATCCTCTCGCAACCGTGCGGCAAGGTTCTGGTCCTCCGCGACCGTGCGGCCCCGGCGCAGGGTGCCCTTCATGGGACGGGTCAGCAAACGATTGCCGTCCCGGCGCAAAAACAGTTCCGGACTGAGGGAAAGAATATCCTGGTCCGCTGTCTGGATATAGGCCCCATAGGAGACCCTCTGCGCCCGACGCAGCGCGGCATAAAGAGCCGAACTATCTCCCTCAAAGTCGAATTCCGCCCGCAGCGTATAATTCACCTGATAAATGTCCCCGGCCCTGAGATATTCATGAATCCGGGCAATGTCTGAAAGATAAGCCGCCTTGGCCTTTGACAGACGAATATCGCCGATCACCGCCCGCCCCCGTTCTTCCCGCTCACGCCAGTAGCGTTCAGCCTCATCCGGCAAATAACGGCGGCGTCCGTCAAAAACCCCGAAACACAGGTAGGGCACCTCCACCCGTGGCGGCAGATGAACTCTCAGGCGTTCTTCAAGGGTAAGTCCGCTCTCATAACTGATCCAGCCGGCCAGGTGATAACCTGCGGCAAGGGCCTCTTCCATTGCCGTAAACCCCTGCGTCAGCTCCTCCGGATGGTTGACCGTAATCACGTCAAGCGGGGACTCGTATAAATATGAAACACCCCCTGTTTCATTGCCATACCCATGCCGTCCATGTCCATGTTGGCGACCGGCCGTCCCTTGGGCAAGGCTGTCATCCAGAAACAAGCGAAGATGTTGTTTTTGTCCTGCACCGTTCTTAACCGGCATGGTTACCGAACCTTAAGCTTTTTACCTTAGTGATAAGGCATATTGTCATATTGTGCGTTTATTTGTCGCACAAATGTCATATGCTATCTTGCATCAAATCACAATAACCGGAAATAAAGCATCAGAACATTCCACCGGCAAATACCACCAGGAAATATCAACGGGAAATACCAACGGGAAATAAATGTCCGATTATATCCTTACCATCACCTGCGATGACCGAACCGGCATCGTCTCAGCCGTCTCCACCTTCCTTTCCGAACGCAGCTGTTTTGTCAAAGAGGCCGCCCAATATGGCGATCCCGACACCAACCGTTTTTTCCTGCGGTTGGTGTTCACCATTCAGGATCAGGCCCTGTCCCTGCGCCAGATTGAAAAGGATTTCGACCCCGTCGGACAGAACTACCGGATGACATGGAATTTTTACGATACCGACGAAAAACCCCGGGTGATGCTCATGGTTTCCCGTTTCGGCCATTGCCTTAATGACTTGCTGTATCGCTGGCGGCAGGGCTTTTTGCCCATTGAAATTACCAGCATCGTTTCCAACCATCGGGATTTTGAAGAAATTGCCAGCTGGCACAAATTGCCCTATTATTATTTGCCGGTCACAAAAGAAAACAAACCTCAACAGGAAAAGGCCCTTTTTTCCCTGATTGAAACCCAGGAGGTGGACCTGGTGGTGCTGGCCCGTTACATGCAGGTTCTTTCCGATGAATTGTGTCAGAAACTGAAAGGGCGGGCCATTAATATTCACCATTCCTTTTTGCCAAGTTTTAAAGGGGCGAAGCCATATCATCAGGCCCATGCCCGGGGTGTAAAGTTGATCGGGGCGACGGCCCATTTTGTCACGTCGGATCTGGATGAAGGGCCGATTATTGATCAGGACGTGGAACGGGTTGATCATTCCTTCAGCCCGGACGATATGATCGCGCAGGGACGGGACATCGAAAGCCGGGTTCTGGCGCGTGCCGTTAAATATTTCGCAGAAAAAAGAATTCTGCTCAACGGCACCAAAACGGTTGTATTTAAGTAAGATCAGACAATGACAGAAAGGGCCACAGAAAGGCTAAAGAACCAACAAAATATTGGCATATACATTATATATATGCTAAGCCAATTCTGCTGATAATGAGATTCATAAAAAATACATGATACAGGCAATGTCATTTAACTACACAAGGGATATACGGTAGTGTCAGTTGGAATTTTAGAGGCAAAAGAACGCCAATCAAGGGTGGACACCATAACCCACCACCTTGCATCGGGTATTCGTCAGGGGCGATATGTTCCGGGTCAGAGACTGGTTGAAGCGGACTTGACCAGAGAGTTGAATATCAGTCGTGGTCCATTACGCGAAGCCCTGCGGCTGCTTGCTGCCGGCGGCCTCATTGATCTGATTCCCAACCGCGGCGCTGTCATCAAAAAACTCGAACCGGAAGAAATCATTCAGCGTTTTCAGCTGGTCGATGTAATGGGGGCTTTGGCCATTCGGGGATACAATCCCAAGGACGAAAATATCAAGGCCTTGTCCGAGATGACAGAAGCGCAGCTTGAGGATCACGCCAGCCTGCTCAGCGCCAGTATGGAATTTTATTGCGCCATCGCCAAAAGCAGTAATAACGGCCTGTTGGAGGAAAT from the Luteithermobacter gelatinilyticus genome contains:
- a CDS encoding SPOR domain-containing protein → MRKTPLICLLLTLAPLASSPLSASATIADGVRAYEVGDYERAREEWLPYAALGNPNALYNLGQLYRMGRGVEQDYARAAEYYLRAAGKGHVGAQRNLGTLYYFGRGGKKDLEKAMLWLSRAAANGDARAQNMVGIMHYTGEGAPQDRVKAYAWISLSARQGLGDAIRAEQQLRPFLTDAERQEASALAPTLVAGYDRSDNTALMVNGQEEDEISQQAASEVIPTSRATPEASLLPAPGDGNESAQAGTIVAPSSSEKKAPENTLAKDILAEDLYRVQIGAYRRQEEARAAGDHLTLKYPDILGPYGHVVETVDLGPDKGVFYRLQLRPFASREEANALCTRLSAAGQSCFVLKTPNDK
- the pabB gene encoding aminodeoxychorismate synthase component I, producing the protein MPVKNGAGQKQHLRLFLDDSLAQGTAGRQHGHGRHGYGNETGGVSYLYESPLDVITVNHPEELTQGFTAMEEALAAGYHLAGWISYESGLTLEERLRVHLPPRVEVPYLCFGVFDGRRRYLPDEAERYWREREERGRAVIGDIRLSKAKAAYLSDIARIHEYLRAGDIYQVNYTLRAEFDFEGDSSALYAALRRAQRVSYGAYIQTADQDILSLSPELFLRRDGNRLLTRPMKGTLRRGRTVAEDQNLAARLREDEKNRAENLMIVDLLRNDLSKLARPGSVKVHSLYDVEKYATLFQMTSSIEAEVAAGVKNTDILRAMFPCGSVTGAPKIRAMEIIAELEGVPRGIYTGAIGYLTPDGEMCFNVPIRTVTLNRTGGGQMGIGSGIVADSAAQEEYEECLLKAAFLTRRQEEFALIETMRWTGAGGLEHLDAHLARLKDSAIYFDFACDLVRIRDDLIRHCARLDPTGSWRVRLLLSRDGMTSVTSTRLNPSPEGEERRFRLWPEAVDSRSPYLYHKTTRRSFYDDALQQARRESGCFEVLFTNERGELTEGSFTNLFVEKNGRLYTPPLEAGLLGGILRQRLLDEGRAREKRLFPEDLRAADKLYVGNSVRGLIRGRLE
- the purU gene encoding formyltetrahydrofolate deformylase encodes the protein MSDYILTITCDDRTGIVSAVSTFLSERSCFVKEAAQYGDPDTNRFFLRLVFTIQDQALSLRQIEKDFDPVGQNYRMTWNFYDTDEKPRVMLMVSRFGHCLNDLLYRWRQGFLPIEITSIVSNHRDFEEIASWHKLPYYYLPVTKENKPQQEKALFSLIETQEVDLVVLARYMQVLSDELCQKLKGRAINIHHSFLPSFKGAKPYHQAHARGVKLIGATAHFVTSDLDEGPIIDQDVERVDHSFSPDDMIAQGRDIESRVLARAVKYFAEKRILLNGTKTVVFK
- a CDS encoding GntR family transcriptional regulator; amino-acid sequence: MDTITHHLASGIRQGRYVPGQRLVEADLTRELNISRGPLREALRLLAAGGLIDLIPNRGAVIKKLEPEEIIQRFQLVDVMGALAIRGYNPKDENIKALSEMTEAQLEDHASLLSASMEFYCAIAKSSNNGLLEEMLYRLNIAHFSRHILQVLNLDATELKKHFQVLVKAVLEGNREKALQAHSSWIKTILTQHNL